Proteins from a genomic interval of Trichoderma breve strain T069 chromosome 2, whole genome shotgun sequence:
- a CDS encoding NAD dependent epimerase/dehydratase family domain-containing protein, producing MVILITGSTGYLGGHLVNEALTRGHSVRAVVRTESSFKKLAEQFPQYVSKLSHVVVSDITVPEAFEGAFDGVVGVIHSASPFNLEPKNNEEDLLKPAIKGSVAMLDAALRYGKDVKRVVVTSSHASVADTSKGLRPGYVYNEKDWNPMTYEQAADQATDGVTAYCASKALAERAVWKWADEHKDAPFDVVTITPPWIFGPYVTELKSTAHLSESVRLIYNLLGAKEVPVFDFGGYADVREVGAAHLLALEVPAAGGQRFWVGQSLRWQAVVDVGREEFPELRSRLPEGKPGWREDAYGVDGSKAERVLGLKYLTFKETIKDTFAQLLSAERAEAAA from the coding sequence ATGGTCATTCTTATAACCGGAAGCACTGGCTACCTTGGTGGCCATTTGGTCAATGAAGCATTGACACGAGGCCACAGTGTCCGCGCCGTTGTGCGAACTGAGTCCTCATTCAAGAAGCTTGCTGAACAGTTTCCTCAGTACGTATCGAAGCTTTCACATGTCGTCGTGTCTGATATCACCGTACCAGAGGCATTCGAGGGTGCGTTCGATGGCGTGGTTGGTGTGATCCATTCTGCCTCTCCATTCAATCTGGAACCAAAGAACAACGAAGAAGATCTTCTCAAACCCGCCATTAAGGGCTCTGTAGCTATGCTCGATGCCGCATTGCGCTACGGTAAAGATGTCAAACGTGTAGTTGTTACATCTTCTCACGCCTCCGTCGCCGACACTTCCAAAGGATTGCGACCTGGTTACGTATACAACGAAAAGGACTGGAATCCTATGACCTACGAGCAGGCTGCTGACCAAGCCACCGATGGTGTGACGGCCTACTGTGCTTCAAAGGCTTTGGCTGAGCGTGCTGTGTGGAAGTGGGCTGATGAGCACAAGGATGCGCCATTCGACGTCGTTACAATCACTCCGCCGTGGATCTTTGGACCGTATGTCACGGAGCTGAAATCTACAGCTCATTTAAGTGAAAGCGTCCGATTGATCTACAATCTTCTAGGAGCAAAAGAAGTGCCAGTGTTCGATTTTGGTGGATATGCAGATGTCCGCGAAGTTGGTGCTGCTCATTTGCTTGCCCTCGAAGTACCTGCCGCTGGGGGACAGCGTTTCTGGGTTGGACAGTCTCTCCGATGGCAGGCTGTGGTCGACGTCGGGCGAGAAGAGTTTCCAGAGCTAAGGTCAAGGTTACCAGAAGGAAAAccaggatggagagaggatgCTTATGGTGTGGATGGCAGCAAAGCAGAACGAGTGTTGGGTCTCAAATATCTCACATTCAAGGAGACTATTAAAGATACCTTTGCTCAGCTATTATCTGCAGagcgagctgaagctgcagcataG
- a CDS encoding hemerythrin HHE cation binding domain-containing protein — MASTETNSSRPWADGPFELISIASLGYKCQPGEKVAPYHSMAAEMITVHNCLLRGINSVYLQCVNVERSPESIPAFIKYAKAWGHILHEHHTTEEKWFFPEIEAITGEKGIMDVNVEQHHAFDDGLKQYNAHLENAETGKETYDGAKLKSVIDSFMPVLRQHLQDEIFTLKTFEKYKDKTDWAKWTKETASKAIKATQTADGMVSVS; from the exons ATGGCAAGCACAGAGACCAACAGCAGTCGGCCGTGGGCTGACGGCCCTTTTGAACTGATTTCGATTGCATCTCTTGGGTACAAG TGTCAGCCCGGGGAGAAAGTTGCGCCATACCACTCCATGGCCGCGGAAATGATCACCGTCCATAATTGCTTATTAAGGGGCATCAACAGCGTCTATCTCCAGTGCGTCAACGTGGAACGTTCGCCAGAGAGCATTCCGGCCTTTATTAAATATGCAAAAGCATGGGGCCACATTCTTCATGAACATCATACAACCGAAGAGAAATGGTTTTTCCCCGAGATTGAGGCAATCACTGGCGAGAAAGGCATCATGGACGTCAATGTCGAGCAACACCATGCCTTTGATGACGGCCTCAAACAGTACAACGCTCATCTGGAGAATGCGGAAACCGGCAAGGAAACGTACGATGGGGCTAAGCTCAAGAGTGTAATAGACTCATTCATGCCTGTTCTTAGGCAGCATTTGCAAGATGAGATCTTTACTCTCAAAACCTTTGAAAAGTATAAGGATAAAACCGACTGGGCCAAATGGACAAAGGAGACAGCATCAAAAGCGATAAAGGCGACCCAGACTGCTGATGGCATGGTAAGTGTATCTTGA